The genomic window GTTCCTGGAGACCAAGACGGTCTGGCACCCGACGGGCGCCCTGGGGACCTCCGGCTCCTCGTACTGACCCGTCCGGACGCGTGTGCGGGGCCGCCCCCGAGCGGCCCCGCACGCGCGTCCGCGGCCGTGTCAGCCGGTGATCAGGCCGGTCACCTCACCGATCACGGGCAGGTCGCCCAGCGCGGCTCCGCTGGTCAGCGGGTCGGTGACGAGAGCCGTGGTCACCGGCTTGAAGTCGGCGATCTGGGTACCCACCGCGTTGTCCAGCGGATCCACTCCCGTGCCGGCGAGCGGATCCAGCTGCAGGTCGGTGACGGGCTTGACGGCCCCCGCGAGCCCGTAGCCGAGGGCGCTGGTCACCGCGGGCGACGCCGCCTCGCCGATCGCCCCCAGGGTGCTGTCCGCGGAGTCCGCACCGGTGGCGGGCGTGGCGGGCAGCACGGCGGCCTGGGCCGCCGCGCCTCCCGCGCCGAGCGCCGCACCCAGTGCGGTGAGGGTCAGACCGGCGCGCAGCAGAGCGCGGTGCCGGGGTTTGGACAGTGCGTGACGTGCCATGTTTTCCCACCTGATCGGGACGTGTTGAGTAATCATCCGTGCGCGCAGAGTAGTTGAGGTGTGATGCTCGATACCAACAGGACCTCCGGGGGATCCCCTACGCGGGTCAATGCCTCACACTTCTGTTCTGTGAGTTCCCAACCGATCCCCACTCGCGTCGTGCTGCTCGCCGGTCCTTCCGGCTCCGGCAAGTCGTCCCTCGCCGCCCGCAGCGGTCTGCCCGTGCTGCGCCTGGACGACTTCTACAAGGAGGGAAACGACCCGACACTGCCCCGGGTCACCGGCAGCACCGACATCGACTGGGACTCGGCGCTGTCCTGGGACGCGGACGCCGCGGTCGCGGCCGTTGCCGAGCTGTGCCGCACGGGACGCACGGACGTCCCGCTGTACGACATCGCCACGAGCTCGCGGGTCGGCCGGGAGACGCTCGACATCGAACGCACGCCCCTGTTCGTCGCCGAGGGCATCTTCGCCGCGGACATAGTCGAGCGCTGCCAGGAGCTCGGGCTGCTGGCCGATGCCCTGTGCCTGCGCGGGCGGCCGTCCACGACGTTCCGCCGTCGGCTGCTGAGGGATCTGCGGGAGGGGCGGAAATCGGTGCCGTTCCTGCTGCGGCGCGGGTGGCGGCTCATGCGGGCCGAGCGGCGCATCGTGGCCCGCCAGACCGCGCTGGGCGCGTATCCCTGCGCCAAGCAGGAGGCACTGGGCCGGCTGGCCGCCGCCGCGGCGGGCCGCTGTCTCGCCCCCCGGAGCCGGGTACCGAACTGAGGCCGTGACCGCCCGGATCGGGGCCGCCCGGGCCGTCGCACGGCACGACAGCGGGGGCGGACAGGACCCCCCGGCCCGTCCGCCCCCGCTGCGTGTCACCCCCGTACCGCCGCTTCCCCCGAAGCGGCGGCGTTCTTCCCCCGTTCCCCCCGTAGACCTCAGGCCACCAGCTCGCCGAAGGACTCCTCCTCGTCACGGCCGAAGCTGAGGACGTCGTCCTCGCGCAGCCGGCGGAGCGACCGCCAGATGCTCGACTTCACCGTGCCGACACTGATGTCGAGTATCGATGCGATCTCCGGGTCCGTGCGGCCCTCGTAGTAGCGGAGGACCAGCATCGTGCGCTGGAGTTCTGGCAGGCGCGCCAGCGCCTGCCAGAGCACCGCACGCAGTTCCGTGCCCCGCATCGCGTCCGTGTCGCCCACCGTCTCCGGCAGCTCCTCGGTCGGGTACTCGTTGAGCTTGCGCCTGCGCCATGCGCTGATGTGCAGGTTGGTCATGGTCCGGCGCAGGTATCCGCCGACCGCGGCCTTGTCGCTGATCCTGTCCCACGCGCGGTACGTCGAGAAGAGGGCGCTCTGCAGCAGGTCCTCGGCCTCGAACCGGTCGCCGGTCAGGTGGTAGGCGGTCGCGTACAGGGAGGCACGGCGCTCCTGGACGTAGGCGGTGAACGCCGCTTCGGCGCTCTCGGCCTGCGCCGGGACCTTCCGCTCCCCCGAGCCCTCCCCGTACGCCTTTCCCCCGTTGTCCCCCGCGGACGCGTCGACCATCGTCAGGTACGACGCGTGCTGACGACCGGCGTTCCGGTAGCACCCCCGTGCTCCGGCGCCGGACTTCTCCGGGCCCTTGCCGACGTCGTGGAGGCGCGTGACAACTGCGCTTGAGGTGGTGCTGTGCAGTGCGTTCATCTGGCGCCCCCCATCGGTGGAGTCCGTTCGTTCCGTGTGCCATTGAGCTTGCCGGGGCAGTTTCATGGCGCTGTCCCCCGACTGTCACAGGGCTGTCACAGGCCTCCCCGGCCGCCCGTGCCGGCGATCCGGCCGGGGATCAAGTCGGGGGATTGTCGAAAGGTGGCAGCACCATGGGCCAGAATGGCCCCCGTGCCTTTCCTGTTGCTGATCGAGGACGACGACGCCATCCGCACGGCCCTCGAACTCTCACTGTCTCGCCAGGGCCACCGTGTGGCCACCGCGGCGACGGGAGAGGACGGCCTGGAGCTGCTCCGGGAGCAGCGGCCGGACCTGGTCGTGCTGGACGTGATGCTGCCCGGGATCGACGGTTTCGAGGTGTGCCGGCGCATCCGGCGCACCGACCAGCTGCCGATCATCCTGCTGACCGCGCGCAGCGACGACATCGACGTCGTGGTGGGACTGGAGTCCGGCGCGGACGACTATGTGGTGAAACCCGTGCAGGGCCGGGTGCTCGACGCCCGTATCCGCGCGGTTCTGCGGCGCGGCGAGCGGGAGTCGACGGACTCGGCGACGTTCGGCAGTGTCGTCATCGACCGTTCGGCGATGACCGTCACCAAGAACGGGGAGGACCTGCAGCTCACGCCGACCGAGCTGCGTCTCCTGCTCGAACTGAGCCGCAGGCCCGGACAGGCCCTGTCCCGCCAGCAGTTGCTGCGCCTGGTGTGGGAGCACGACTACCTCGGTGACTCCCGGCTGGTCGACGCCTGCGTGCAGCGGCTGCGGGCGAAGGTGGAGGACGTGCCCTCGTCGCCGACCCTGATCCGCACCGTGCGTGGCGTCGGCTACCGGCTGGACTCGCCTCAGTGAGCGATTCCGCGAAACGTTCCGTACTCGCGGGTCTTCGCTGGACCAGCCTGAGGCTGCGGCTGCTGATCGTGTTCGCGCTGGTCGCCCTGACGGCCGCGGTGTCCGCTTCCGGCATCGCGTACTGGCTCAACCGTGAGGCCGTGCTGACCCGCACCCAGGACTCGGCACTGGGCGACTTCCGCCGCCAGATGCAGAACCAGGCCGCCTCGCTGCCGCTGGAGCCCCCGTCGGAGGACCTCCGGGACGCCGCCGAGCAGATGGCGAGCAGCGGCCCGGGCTACCAGGTGCTGCTCGTCGGCACGCGTGACGGCAAGCCGGTCACCGGGTCGTCCGACATCGACGCCTTCACCAAGGTCGACGTGCCCGCCTCCCTGCAGAAGCAGGTGAACAAGCAGCAGCCGCTGACGTCGAGCAACACCTTTGAGTACCACCTGTTCTGGCAGCGTACGACGATGGGCGGCACCCCCTATCTGGTGGCCGGGACGAAGATCATCGGCGGCGGTCCGGCCGGCTACATGCTGAAGTCCCTCGACCAGGAGCGCGAGGACCTCAGTTCGCTCGCCTGGTCGCTGGGCATCGCCACGGCGCTGGCCCTGGTCGGATCGGCACTCCTCGCGCAGGCGGCCGCGACGACGGTGCTGCGGCCGGTGCAGCGGCTCGGCGACGCGGCCCGCAAGCTCGGCGAGGGGAAGCTCGACACCCGTCTCGTGGTCTCCGGAACCGACGAACTCGCCGATCTGTCGCGCACGTTCAACAAGGCGGCGAGCTCCCTGGAGAAGAAGGTCGCCGACATGAGCGCGCGGGAGGAATCGAGCCGCAGATTCGTCGCCGACATGTCGCACGAGCTGCGTACGCCCCTGACCGCGATCACCGCGGTCGCCGAGGTGCTGGAGGACGAGGCGGACAGTCTCGACCCGATGATCGCCCCGGCCGTGCACCTGGTGGTGAGCGAGACCCGGCGGCTGAACGACCTGGTCGAGAACCTCATGGAGGTCACGCGCTTCGACGCGGGCACGGCCCGCCTCGTCCTGGACACCGTCGACGTCGCCGACCAGGTGACCGCGTGCATAGACGCCCGCGCCTGGCTCGACGCGGTCGATCTGGACGCGGAGCGCGGCATCATGGTGCGGCTCGATCCGCGGCGGCTCGACGTGATCCTGGCGAACCTGATCGGCAACGCCCTCAAGCACGGCGGTTCGCCGGTGCGGGTGTCGGTACGGACCGACGAGGACGACCTGGTCATCGAGGTGCGCGACCACGGCCCGGGCATCCCCGAAGAGGTACTGCCCCACGTGTTCGACCGCTTCTACAAGGCGAGTGCCTCCCGGCCGCGCTCCGAGGGCAGCGGTCTCGGTCTGTCCATCGCGGTCGAGAACGCGCACATCCACGGTGGCGACATCACGGCCTCGAACCTCCCGGACGGTGAGGGCGCGATGTTCGTGCTGCGGCTCCCGCGCGACGCCGAAGGACTGACGGGCCTCCCGGGAGACGACGACCGGGACGAGAAGGGCGACGCGAAGTGACGTGCAGCGAGCGGGCGTACGGTGCGCCGCGAAGGCGCCGTCCGAAGGGCGGCCGGCGCCGGGCCGCCGCCGCGCTGGCCGTCGTGGCGGCGTGCGCGGCACTGGCCTCCGGCTGTGGGATCCGCAGCACCTCGGTGCCGGTCGACGCGGGCGCGGCACCGTCACGGATGCCGTGCCGCACCGCCGCGTCCGGTGCCTCCGCGCCGCCGCCGGGGAGCGTCTCGGTGCGGATCCATCTGCTCTGCGCCTCGCAGCTCGCGACGGTGGAGCGCACGGTCGCGCTCGACGAGTCGCGGTCCGACCGGCTGCTGGTCGCCCAGGCGCTGCTGGGCGAGCTGGAGCGCGAGCCGTCGGCCGACGAGCGGCGTGCGGGCTTCTCCAGCGTCGTCCCGGTGGGGCTGCGCGCCGCGGGACCCCGCACGGGTGACCCGGAGGGCACGCTGCGCCTCAGCGAGCAGCCGGAGGACCTTCCTTCGGAGGCTCTCGCCCAGGTCGTCTGCACGTTCACGGAGAGTGACGGCATGGGATCGGGCGGCTCGGTGCTGCTCGGCGGGCCGGGGAACTACGCCCCGCGGGGCTATCTGTGCACCTCGGAGACGAAGGCCCGACCCGCGGAGGTACCCACGCTGGGTGCGGTCGAGCTTCCTTGATGCCTCTCCGCCCGTGGCGCCCGGCCGGTCGTGGTACCCGTCACAGAGCCTTCCCGGACGGGGGCGGAACCGATCCTGCCGCTCGTGGCGTCTCGGTGTACGTGCGTCACAGTTCGGACGGCCGGGCCGTCATCCGCTTCCGCGCGGCGGGGGTATTCCTCCTCCTCGCGCACCTCCTGTTCGTCGGGTGGCTGACGCTGCGCCCGCTGGACGTGCCCTGGGTGACGGCGGCGAACCTCCACCCCTTCGCCGGGATCAGGGCGGACCTGGCCATGGGCCCGGCCGAGGCCGTGCGCCGCATCGGCAAGGGGCTCCTGCTGCTGGCCCCGCTGGGCGTACTGCTGCCGATGGCGGGTGGCAGGCTCCTGGTCTCCCCCTGGGCGTCGCTGGCCCGTACCGTCGCCGCCGGTGCGCTGATCTCGATGGCGATCGAACTGGGGCAGACGGGAGTGCCCGGCCAGGTCGTCGACGTCGACTCGCTGCTGCTGAACACCGTAGGGGTCGCGCTGGCCCATCTGCTGGTCGTCCCGCTGTGCCGGCTGCGGCTGCGCCGGGGCAACCGGGCGGGCGCCGGAGACCTGTCCCGGATCGGGTACGGCACCCGGACCT from Streptomyces sp. NBC_01341 includes these protein-coding regions:
- a CDS encoding uridine kinase → MLDTNRTSGGSPTRVNASHFCSVSSQPIPTRVVLLAGPSGSGKSSLAARSGLPVLRLDDFYKEGNDPTLPRVTGSTDIDWDSALSWDADAAVAAVAELCRTGRTDVPLYDIATSSRVGRETLDIERTPLFVAEGIFAADIVERCQELGLLADALCLRGRPSTTFRRRLLRDLREGRKSVPFLLRRGWRLMRAERRIVARQTALGAYPCAKQEALGRLAAAAAGRCLAPRSRVPN
- a CDS encoding SigE family RNA polymerase sigma factor, coding for MNALHSTTSSAVVTRLHDVGKGPEKSGAGARGCYRNAGRQHASYLTMVDASAGDNGGKAYGEGSGERKVPAQAESAEAAFTAYVQERRASLYATAYHLTGDRFEAEDLLQSALFSTYRAWDRISDKAAVGGYLRRTMTNLHISAWRRRKLNEYPTEELPETVGDTDAMRGTELRAVLWQALARLPELQRTMLVLRYYEGRTDPEIASILDISVGTVKSSIWRSLRRLREDDVLSFGRDEEESFGELVA
- the afsQ1 gene encoding two-component system response regulator AfsQ1; this translates as MPFLLLIEDDDAIRTALELSLSRQGHRVATAATGEDGLELLREQRPDLVVLDVMLPGIDGFEVCRRIRRTDQLPIILLTARSDDIDVVVGLESGADDYVVKPVQGRVLDARIRAVLRRGERESTDSATFGSVVIDRSAMTVTKNGEDLQLTPTELRLLLELSRRPGQALSRQQLLRLVWEHDYLGDSRLVDACVQRLRAKVEDVPSSPTLIRTVRGVGYRLDSPQ
- a CDS encoding HAMP domain-containing sensor histidine kinase, which encodes MSDSAKRSVLAGLRWTSLRLRLLIVFALVALTAAVSASGIAYWLNREAVLTRTQDSALGDFRRQMQNQAASLPLEPPSEDLRDAAEQMASSGPGYQVLLVGTRDGKPVTGSSDIDAFTKVDVPASLQKQVNKQQPLTSSNTFEYHLFWQRTTMGGTPYLVAGTKIIGGGPAGYMLKSLDQEREDLSSLAWSLGIATALALVGSALLAQAAATTVLRPVQRLGDAARKLGEGKLDTRLVVSGTDELADLSRTFNKAASSLEKKVADMSAREESSRRFVADMSHELRTPLTAITAVAEVLEDEADSLDPMIAPAVHLVVSETRRLNDLVENLMEVTRFDAGTARLVLDTVDVADQVTACIDARAWLDAVDLDAERGIMVRLDPRRLDVILANLIGNALKHGGSPVRVSVRTDEDDLVIEVRDHGPGIPEEVLPHVFDRFYKASASRPRSEGSGLGLSIAVENAHIHGGDITASNLPDGEGAMFVLRLPRDAEGLTGLPGDDDRDEKGDAK
- a CDS encoding VanZ family protein → MYVRHSSDGRAVIRFRAAGVFLLLAHLLFVGWLTLRPLDVPWVTAANLHPFAGIRADLAMGPAEAVRRIGKGLLLLAPLGVLLPMAGGRLLVSPWASLARTVAAGALISMAIELGQTGVPGQVVDVDSLLLNTVGVALAHLLVVPLCRLRLRRGNRAGAGDLSRIGYGTRTFRSEAPQGSTPTITGVGIAP